GAAGATCGACCGGTCCTTCATCAACGGCATCCCCCACGGGCGCGAGGACGCCGGCATCGTGTCCACCATCATCGCCATGGCCGACATGCTGGGGCTGGAGGTGGTGGCCGAGGGGGTGGAGCGGCCCGAACAGGCCCATTTCCTGCGCCACCACAATTGCCTGATGGTCCAGGGCTGGCTGACCGGGCGCCCGGTCCCCGCCGCCCAGGCCGAAGCCCTGCTGGCCGACCGCACCCGCCAGCGGGCGTAAGGGGCCCCCCGGTATCAGCCGCGGCTGCGCCAGGGCGCCGGCGTCAGGCTTGAAGCCCGGCATCCGTTGCGAAGCACCCCCAAGTCTTACGTTTCGCGAGCCTGACGGGGCGGAAGAGGGGGATGGTCCGGCTTTACGCCAGTGTCAGCTCGTTGGTCCGGGTCTCTTCCAGGTGCCGGACCAGCCGGGCCAGTTCGGCGTGGTCCAGGGGCTTGGCCACATGGCCGTTCATGCCGGCGGCGGTGCATTCGGCCAGATCCTCATCCAGCCCCCCGGCGGTCATGGCATAGATGGGCAGGGTGCCGGCGGGCGGCGGCAGGCGGCGGATGCGCCGGGCGGCCTCCAGCCCGTCCAGCACCGGCATGTTCACGTCCATCAGCACCAGATCATAGGCGTGGTGCCGCACGGCATCCACCGCCGCCGCCCCGTCACCCACCACATCGACGGTGCAGCCCAGCCCGTTCAGCAGCACCATCACCAGCCGCTGGTTCAGGGGCTGGTCCTCGGCCACCAGCACGTGGAACGGCTGGGGCAGGGCGGTGCACAGGGTTTCTTCCGCCGCCGGCAGCGGCGTCTTGCGGGGGGCGGGCAGGATGGGGGTGCAGGCCGCCGCCGGCTCGTCCGCCAGCCGCCCGGCCACGCGTTCCAGCCGTTCTTTCAGTTCCACCGCCAGGAAGGGCTTGGAGATCATCGCGTACCCGCCTTCGGCCCCCGCTTCCCCCGCCACCGCGTGGCCGGCGAAGCCAGAGGTCAGCAGCACCGGAATGCCGGGGCGCAGCCGTTCGGCCTGACGCGCCAGCTCGGTGCCGGTCATGCCGGGCGGCATCACCATGTCGGTGAACAGAAGATCGACCGGCGCATCGCCGCGCAGGATGGTCAGCGCCTCGTTGGCGTTGGCGGCTTCCAGCACATGGTGGCCCCAGGTCTCCAGCAGTGCCGTGGTGCTCATGCGCAGCAGCGGATCGTCGTCGGCCAGCAGGATGGTCAGGGGCCGGCGGACCGGGGCCGGCTGCGGCGCCGGGCTGCAATGGGGCAGACGCTCCACCGCGCGCCACGGCGGCAGGGTGACGGTGACCGTGGTGCCGACGCCGAGCTGGCTGCGCAGGGTCAGCACGCCGCCGTGCAGTTCCACCAGCCGCTTGGTCAGCGGCAGCCCCAGGCCCGTGCCCTCCACCCGGCGGTTGCCGGGGCTTTCCACGCGGGCGAAGGCCTGAAGCACGCGGTCCATGTCCGATTCGGGAATGCCGATGCCGGTGTCGGTCACCTCGATCACCGGGGATCCGCCCGGCGCGTGCATCAGCCGGATCGTCACCTCCCCGCCCGAAGGGGTGTACTTCACCGCGTTGGAAATCAGGTTCAGCAGGATCTGGCGCAGCCGCTTCTCGTCCCCGCGCAGATAGCGCAGGCCGGTGGACCGCACCACGGTCAGTGTCACGCCCGCCCGGTTGGCGCGGGCCTGGAGCATGCGCACGGCGAATTCCACCGCGGCGTCCAGGTCCAGCGTGTCCTCATGCAGCGTCAGCATGCCGGCTTCGGCGCGGGCATGGTCCAGGATTTCGTTGATGAGTTCGAGCAGGTGCTGGCCGGAATCGCGGATGTTGACGGCGAAATCACGGTAGACCGGCGTGCCCACCGGTCCCTCCGCCTCCCGCGCGATGAGATCGGCGAAGCCGATGACGGCGTTGAGCGGCGTGCGCAGTTCGTGGCTGAGGCTGGCCAGGAAATCGCCCTTGGAGCGGTTGGCCGTTTCGGCCTGGGCGCGGGCGGCGGCTTCCTCCTCGCGGGCGGCCTGGAGTTCGCGGGTCAGCCGCGCCACGTCGGAGATGTCCATCAGCGCCACCAGCCGCAGCGGCTGGCCCCCCGCCTCCGCCATGGTGGTTTCGGTCATGGATTCGACCACGGATTCCACGGCAAGCACCGTGCGGGTGGTGCCGTCGCGGCGGGTCAGGTCGGCTTCCCACGATCCCGGTCCCTGGCGGGGGGGCAGCACGGTGGCCGCGTCCCGCCCTGTCAGGTCAGCGGACTCCCACCCGGTCAGCCGGCAGAAGGCGGCGTTCACCCGCACCAGCCGGTTGCCGCCGCCCACCACCGCCAGCGCCGCCTGGGCCTGTTCGAACAGCGCCTCGGCAAAGGCGTGGGCGGCTTCGGCGGCGCGGCGGGCGCTGTTCAGCTTTTCCTCCACGCCCACGCGCACGGTGATGTCGCGCAGCACCGCCACGTATTCGCTGTCCTCCCCCTCGGCCCGGCGGATGGCGGCTTCGACCCACACGGGGTGACCGCCGGTGTGGATCGCCCGGCAGCGCACCACCGCGGACGGCGCGTCGGGGGTCAGGGCGGCGATGCTGGCGGCGACGGTGCTGCGGTCGTGGGGGTGCAGAAGCTCTTCCAGCGTCATCCCCCGCACATCGGCGGGATCGCGGCCCAGGATGGTGCGCGCCGCGTCGGTGGCGTGCCGCACCCGTCCGCCGGCGCCGATGCGCATGATGACGTCCTGGGCGTTGTCGGCCAGAAAGCGCAGCCGCTCCTCGCTGGCGGCCACGCCCTGGGACGCGGCCAGCCGCATATGATCGCGCGACAGCATGATGCCCAGCAGCACGATGCCCACGGTGGTGGCCGGGAACAGCGCCGGCCCGCTGCGGGTGAGCACCAGCAGGGCCATATCCCACGTGGGCAGCAACAGCGCGCTGCACATCTGCGCCGCCGAGGCGATGCACCCCAGCGCCATCAGATGGCGCAGCGGCAGGCGTCCGTCCTTCCACACCGGAAACCGGCTGTACAGCAGCCCTGCCAGCCCCGCCAGGATCACCCCGGCCACGCCCGCGGGCGCCCCCACGCCGCCCAGCCACAGCCGGTAGGTCGCCGGCAGCACGATGGCCGGCAGGGCCGCCAGGGGGCCGCCGAACAGGGCGGCCAGCGCCGACATGATGGCGCGGGCGTCGGTGATGATGCCGGGCGCGACCTCCGCCGGCTGGAGCATGGACAGGACCGCCGCCGCTCCGAAGAACACGCCCAGCGTCAGGCCCCGCAGCCGCGGCCGCCGCGCCAGCCCGCGCAGGATCATGTCATAGCCCAGCGCCACCACCGCCAGAAGGCCGATGCCGTGCAGAAAGGTCAGCAACAGAGAAGGCGACAGAACGGGCATGGGAACGGGATACAGCGGCAATTCCAGAAGAAGCTATCGCCGTATTTCACGAAAATCTCAACGACTGGTTACCCGCAGGGTGGGCGAACAGGTTTCGGCCGGCGGCAGGGGTGGGCAAAATAGGAAAATAATCTTGACATCAAGGCCGGGTCTCCGTATTCCTAGGGGTGTCAACGCCCAAGGTAGGTGTGGCGTCCTGTCTTCCTCCTGATCCCGTCCTTGCGCGAAAGGCGCCGTTTTCTTCGGAGAACGGCGCCTTTCGCGTTTTTCCGTCCCGTTCCGTGCCGGCTCTGGTCCCGGCCCCGTCTTCATCGCCCACAAAGGGGAGATTATTCCCATGTCCACGTCGGTCGAGCAGGCCTTCGTCAAGCAATTCGAACGCGAAGTGCACGAGGCCTACCAGCGCACCGGTTCCAAGCTGCGCAACACGGTCCGCACCAAGAACAACGTCCAGGGTGCCTCCACCATCTTCCAGACGGTGGGCAAGGGCAAGGCGTCCACCAAGGCCCGCCACGGCGCGGTGCCGGTGATGAACGTGGAGCACGAGCCGGTGGAATGCGTGCTCTACGATTACTATGCCGGCGACTGGGTGGACCGGCTGGACGAGCTGAAGACCAACATCGACGAGCGCCAGATCATCGCCGGGGCCGGCGCCTATGCCCTGGGCCGCAAGACCGACGACCTGATCCTGGCCTGCCTGGACCGGTCGGAGATTCATGCCGGTGACGCCAGCGACGGCCTGCTCAAGGCCAAGGTGATGGAGGCGTTCGAGATCCTGGGCACCGCCGACATCCCCGACGACGGCCAGCGCTATGCCGTGGTCGGCTGGAAGCAATGGAGCCAGTTGCTGGCCATCGACGAATTCGCCCGCTCCGATTACGTCGGGTCCGACGATCTGCCGTGGCGGGGGACACAGGCCAAGCGCTGGCTGGGCACGCTGTGGATGCCCCATTCCGCCCTGACGCTGACGCCCGACGGCGTGCGGCTGTGCCACTGGTATCACAAGACCGCGGTGGGCCACGCCTCCGGCGCCGACGTCAAGACCGACGTCACCTGGCACGGCGACCGGGCGGCGCACTTCGTCAACAACATGATGAGCCAGGGGGCCGCCCTGATCGACCCCAAGGGCGTGGTGACCCTGCGCTGCCTGGAAAGCTGACCCCGCCCGCGACCGGAGATGTTCCCATGGCCTATCAACCCAAGGATCTGAGCGTGCTGGCCTATGCCAACGGCTTCACGCTCTGGCACTACACCTCCCCCGACAGCGGGCCGTCCGTGGCGGCGTCGGGCTATTTCGACGGCGCCGCCGACATGCTGCGGGTGGGGGATCTGATCCTCGCCAACGTGGCAACCGGTGCCGCCAGTCCCGCTGCCGGGGTGTTCGTGGTGCGCACCAACGCCGCCGGCACCGTGGATCTCAGCAACCTGACCCCCTTCGGCGCCGCCAACGACGGCTGATGCCGTCCAGCGTAAAGCCTGACGCATCAGGCTTTACGTCCGCCCTCAGACGGCGGGCGCGGCCATCCGGCCGCTTGCCTTCGCAGGCACGAGCCTGCGGGGCCGCAGTCGCGGCCCTTACCGCCTTACGGAAGGAAGACCCCATGGCCCTGTCCGCCATCGGCCTGTGCAGCCGTGCGCTTTTGAAGATCGGCGCCGCCCCGCTGTCGTCGTTCGACGACGGCACGGCGGAGGCGCAGGTGGCCCAGGCGCTCTATGCCACCACCCGCGACGCGCTTTTGTCGGCCAACGCCTGGAGCTTCGCCACCATGCAGGAGCGGCTGCCCCGGCTGGCCGCGGAGCCGGTGGCCGATTACACCGCCGTGTTCCAGCTTCCCGCCGGTTTCCTGCGGGCGCTGTCGGCGGGGGCGGGCCGCGGGCGGGGGCTGGAGTACCGCATCGCCGGGTGCACGCTGCACAGCGGCAGCGATTCGGTGGTGCTGACCTACATCGGGCGCCCGGCCGAGGCGGACTTCCCCGCCTTCTTCGATCAGGCGCTGATCGCCCGGCTGGCGGCAGAGTTCTGCCTGCCGCTGACCGAGAATTCCAGCCGGGCCGAGGTGCTGGCCAGGATGGCGGAGAGCGAATTCCGCCGCGCCCGCCTGATCGACGCCCAGCAGGACACCCAGCCGGGGCTGGAGGATTTCACCCTGATCGAGGCGCGGCTGGCATGACCCGCGTCCGTCAGATCAAGACCAATTTCACCGCCGGCGAGATCTCCCGCACCCTGCTGGGGCGGGGGGATCTCCGGGCCTACGACAACGGGGCGCTGTCCCTGCGCAACGTGTTCATCCACCCCACCGGCGGCGTCAGCCGGCGGGCCGGGCTGGCCTTCGTCGATCATGCCCGCGGACCGGGGCGGCTGGTGGCGTTCGAATACAACACCGAACAGGTCTATCTGCTGGTGTTTTCCGCCGGCACGATCGACGTGTACGGCAACGACGCCCGCGTCGCCACGGTCGCGGCCCCCTGGACCGCGGCCCAGTTGGCCGGCATCGCCTGGACCCAGAACGCCGACACGCTGCTGGTCTGCCACCCCGACGTGGCCCCCCGCGCGCTGACCCGGCGGGACGGGGCGTGGTCGCTGGCCGACTGGAGCTACACGGTGGAGTCGGGGGTGGTGCGCCAGCCCTTCTACCGCTTCGCCGACGCCGCCGTCACCCTGACGCCCGGCGGCACGGCGGGGGCGATGACGGTCACCGCCTCGGCGCCTGTGTTCGAGCCGTCGCAGCAGAACACCCGCATCCGCATCGGCGGCAAACAGGTGCTCATCACCGGCGTGGCGTCGGCCACCACCGTGCAGGCCACGGCGCTGGAGACGC
This DNA window, taken from Azospirillum fermentarium, encodes the following:
- a CDS encoding phage capsid protein; its protein translation is MSTSVEQAFVKQFEREVHEAYQRTGSKLRNTVRTKNNVQGASTIFQTVGKGKASTKARHGAVPVMNVEHEPVECVLYDYYAGDWVDRLDELKTNIDERQIIAGAGAYALGRKTDDLILACLDRSEIHAGDASDGLLKAKVMEAFEILGTADIPDDGQRYAVVGWKQWSQLLAIDEFARSDYVGSDDLPWRGTQAKRWLGTLWMPHSALTLTPDGVRLCHWYHKTAVGHASGADVKTDVTWHGDRAAHFVNNMMSQGAALIDPKGVVTLRCLES
- a CDS encoding response regulator; this translates as MPVLSPSLLLTFLHGIGLLAVVALGYDMILRGLARRPRLRGLTLGVFFGAAAVLSMLQPAEVAPGIITDARAIMSALAALFGGPLAALPAIVLPATYRLWLGGVGAPAGVAGVILAGLAGLLYSRFPVWKDGRLPLRHLMALGCIASAAQMCSALLLPTWDMALLVLTRSGPALFPATTVGIVLLGIMLSRDHMRLAASQGVAASEERLRFLADNAQDVIMRIGAGGRVRHATDAARTILGRDPADVRGMTLEELLHPHDRSTVAASIAALTPDAPSAVVRCRAIHTGGHPVWVEAAIRRAEGEDSEYVAVLRDITVRVGVEEKLNSARRAAEAAHAFAEALFEQAQAALAVVGGGNRLVRVNAAFCRLTGWESADLTGRDAATVLPPRQGPGSWEADLTRRDGTTRTVLAVESVVESMTETTMAEAGGQPLRLVALMDISDVARLTRELQAAREEEAAARAQAETANRSKGDFLASLSHELRTPLNAVIGFADLIAREAEGPVGTPVYRDFAVNIRDSGQHLLELINEILDHARAEAGMLTLHEDTLDLDAAVEFAVRMLQARANRAGVTLTVVRSTGLRYLRGDEKRLRQILLNLISNAVKYTPSGGEVTIRLMHAPGGSPVIEVTDTGIGIPESDMDRVLQAFARVESPGNRRVEGTGLGLPLTKRLVELHGGVLTLRSQLGVGTTVTVTLPPWRAVERLPHCSPAPQPAPVRRPLTILLADDDPLLRMSTTALLETWGHHVLEAANANEALTILRGDAPVDLLFTDMVMPPGMTGTELARQAERLRPGIPVLLTSGFAGHAVAGEAGAEGGYAMISKPFLAVELKERLERVAGRLADEPAAACTPILPAPRKTPLPAAEETLCTALPQPFHVLVAEDQPLNQRLVMVLLNGLGCTVDVVGDGAAAVDAVRHHAYDLVLMDVNMPVLDGLEAARRIRRLPPPAGTLPIYAMTAGGLDEDLAECTAAGMNGHVAKPLDHAELARLVRHLEETRTNELTLA